The window AAACTGTCCTAAGAACGCGAAGCCAAGCGGAATCGTTGATTCGTTCGCGGCTGCGTCGTCCTCTCGCATGGTTTCCGCGACTTGACGAATCGCATTGTTGGTGGGTTCGTAGATTGGTAATCCTTCAAAAATACGTCCGAACTTTCCTGCCGGCACTTGCTCGGGCGATTGGGCATCCAGCCCCAGTGCATGAAACATCGACATTCGGCGACGATCTGATTTTGTAACCAACTCAATTCCGCGCTGACTCAATGCACCGTGGCTTGCCATACGAATATACTCCTGTTTGAGAATTTGAACCATCTATAGAAACGATGATTGCTTGCAACTGCTCGGGCGGCTACGGAAACGGATGGGAACGGCTATGGTATGAACACTCAGTTGACATCAGTGATGATGGATGGCCGAAACAACTCCGTCACATCCAGCCAATCTTCCGAGATTAGGCACCAATAATCGCGAGCGAGGTAGTTGCAAACGAAGCTGGCAGGAAGCCATCCATACCCATTGTCTCCCCATTGCTGTCCCCAGGAACTGCGAATCAAGATCGCGTCTTGATCCGCACCAACGCGATTCAATTGATATCCAACTGCGACAACAGATTGACCACCGCGCGGTGCGTCATGGGCTTTGCGAAAAAGAATCTCGGGACAATCAGCCAATGACGAAGGCACAGAGAACCCGAACAGTACTGGAAATCCGGCCGCGAGGAAGGATTTCAACGCACGCCATGTCTCTTGACCACTACATCCATCATCGACAATACGGAAATACCGAAGGGCCTTCGGGGCTGTTGCCAGCGAAAGCAGAAACGAGCTAGGTTCGGATCGAAAAGCCTCGATACTATATGGCCAGTATTCTTCCGGCGGGACGCCAACCTGAGCAAGTACTTTCAAGGTGGTCCTCAAATCCGCGCCTGAATCAGCAAGATCTCGTCCTGCTTTCGCGATCCGGTAGCGTGCAGCTTGATACAGAAACAGGCGTGAGCCATCGTAGGTCCGTCCGGCAACACGCCGCTCAAAATACTCGACCGCAGACAAGGCCGCGAACGCAGATGAAGCATTCAATGTTCGTTGGTCGTCTACTGCCGTGAAATACTCTGTGTCGCAATCGCAGCGTAGATCAACTAGGTCGGGTTGTTCGGAGTCCAGCATCTCCGGCAGGTCTAGAAGTAGACGCCGAACCTCAGGGTGCCGAAACGTGTAGTCGCGTCCATCGGGTAGGTCAGGTTGCCACCCCAATCCTCGCGGCACAAATTTAGCCATAGCGATCTCGTGATTGAACGAATAGCAAGGCAAAAACGCCTCTCTAAACGTCTATTCAATCGTTGCGATAGAAATCGGCTACGGAATAGAATGGGAACACTCCGAGAATAATGCGATTTTCAAATGAAGGACTCCACGCAACTGAGTCAGAACACTGCAACATTCAGTGAGCTTACTCGGGTAAGTCGACAATCTCCCAGATGACTCCTTCCCCGGTCCCGTCTCCCCGGAAATGAACAACCGCATAACACTGCTTCCGGTTTAGGCATTTTATCGTGTCGGCTAGTCGTCGCTTGGAGTCTTGCTCCGCGTTCGGTGGCAGTGGATCGTCGATTCGCGGTGGCCAACCGTCCTCTTCAAAAGCATTTAGAATCGCCTGCTGGTTGACGGCCACCCATTTGAAATGCTTCACGACTTCCCCATCGAATCGCAGTTCGCGACGTTCCGCCTCCCAAATAGGGACGGACGTTTTTGACACGCCTTGCTTATGTACAGTGCCATTTTGCGAGACTTGTTCGATTCCAAGCTTAGAATCAACTGGCAAAGAGACATTGGCTGCTTGGTGAAACTGCTGGGCTATTCGTATGCCGCAGTCGGTCAGGACAAAACACGATCGCTCGCAATAGGTCAAATCACCCGCAGCTTGAAAATGCCGACCATTCTCTCCCTCCAACGTCACTTCTCGTCGGTGCGTCACCAATCCGCTGCGTACCAGCCATCGAAAATCGTTAGGAGCCAGTCCCAAGGCTACAAGTTGCTCAATCTCAACGGCGAACTCCCAAGGCTCGCAAGCCACCTGCTTTGCATATTGAGATGCCAACAGCAACGGTGCCATCGCCTCAATTAGGTGGTCTCGAAAGTCTGTTTTGCTCCGAGTGACGCTTCTTCTTGTCATTTCAGTGCCCCTGAGATCGCATGTTTTCAGATGCTACTTCGTCAAGTCCCTGCCGCCTCTGGCGGGCCGGTGGCGCCCCCCCCGGCCTGTTGAATCATACGGGATCTCGAATCGTTATGCGACACTCTGTCTCACGTTTGCCAAGAATATAGAGCGATATAGCCCAAGAGCTGCATTCTTCGGTCTCGGGTGTTGAATCGCAGATTTAGAGTTCCCTAATCTTCGGTAAACGCCAAAAGCCTGCTATCTGTAGGCCGACGTCGCACGATGTGAGAACAAAGCTTTACGCCGTCCGTCAAACTGGGGCAAAGCTCTCCGGACCAGTGGCTGAGCGGGGTATGCTCCACAGCCTTCGGAGGACAAGCTGCTAAACCCCCCAATCCGCTTGCCAATGGTGCAAGATCTGCGTGATATTGGGAACAAACCAGGCTTTGTGCAGTGCAAAACCGCCCGCAACTTTGGGCGAGACAAGTCAGGGCAAGATAGTCGGCTTCCGATTGCTGTGTGCAAATCCACTGTGTCTTGTATGAAGTGGAATTGCCCACGGAAAGTTGACAGTGGGCCGGCGCACGTCAGACTTCTCTGACAGGAGAACCGATCCATGGACAAACGTCGAACATTTAGCCGCGAATACAAGCTGGCCGAAGTCAAGAAAGTCATCGAACAAGGCTTGTCGTACACCGCTGTCGCTAAAGACTTGGGGATCGGGGACAGCTTGATTCGCAAGTGGAAGAAGTCTTTTGACGAAGACGGAACATTCCAGGCCGAAGTAGTTGGTAGCCAATCCATTGAAGCCGAGCTGAGACGACTTCGCGAAGAGAATCGTCAACTCAAGATGGAACGCGACATTTTAAAAAAAGCGACGGCATTCTTCGCCAAAGAAAGTCACTGAGGTTGAAGTTCATTGGAGAGTGCCGCGATCGCTGGCCGATCGCAGTGCTCTGCCGAACCCTCGAAGTCACTCGCGCCGCTTATTACCGATTCGCCGGTCGCGGTCCCACAGCCACCGAGATCAAGCAAACCCAAATCATTCAAGCCGTCAAGGAAATCCGACTGGAAAAACATCACGATGCGTATGGAAGCCCGCGAATGCAACGAGCAATAGTCAAACGCGGTGTGGTGTGCTGCCGAAATACCGTCGCCAAATGCATGCGTCATGCGGGAATACAAGCCAATCGCCGCACCAAATTCAGAATATCGACCACTGACTCCAATCATGATCAGCCCATCGCCTCAAATTTGCTTGGCCAAAACTTCACGACCGAGGCAATCAATCGCGTCTGGCTAACGGACATCACCTACATCCCAACCCAAGAAGGCTCCACTTACCTCTGTGCATTCGTTGACCTGCATTCCCGCAAGATTGTCAGCTGGAAAACGAGCCGGAACATGGATTCGGAATTGGTGGTCGGGGCATTCGATCAAGCACTTACTTTTCGCAAGCCAAACGCGGGCCTGATCGTTCACAGCGATCGTGGCTCCCAATTCGCGAGCGATCATTTCCGCAGACGCCTGGCAGCCAGTGGGCTAGTTCAAAGCATGAGCCGTCGCGGGAACTGCTACGACAACGCACCGATGGAATCGTTCTTCAAGAGTTACAAAACCGAGGAAGCACAGCAGATTTACGACACGCACGAACACGCCACACGCGGCGTATCTGACTACATCGAACGATTTTACAACCCTCATCGCTTGCACTCGTCGCTGGGCTACCTCAGTCCAATCGATTTCGAGCAAGCGATCAAAGAACCGTCACTCGTAAGTGAGTCCTGACTCACAGGACTCACCGTTTACCTTTCCCTTAAGACCGGTCCACTGTCAACTTTTCGTGGGCAATTCCACACTCCCTTCACTTGGAACAAAACCATGACCGACATTACACCCACACCGGGGAAAATACTGCCGAACGATCGCCTCCCGAATGACTTGGTTGATGCGTTCAAACTTCGCCATCGACTCTTCTACACGCTTCCGGACAGCCTGCTTCTGGCAATCGACGACGCCCTCCCCGAAGCCATTACCGCCGAAGCCATCGAACTTGAGGCTCGACTTTCGCGAAGTTTGAGGACCGATGTCGCGGTTCGGAACGAGCAACCCGTGTCGTTCATCCGACTTGCCGCCTGCGTGACGCGAGTCGATCAAAACGTTTGTCACTTTTCTGCAAATCCGGATCTTATCGTTGCCGACCTAGCGGCGACACTTCAAGACGCACACGACTGGTCGCAGGGCTGGGGTTGTTGGTTCAATGCCCAGAGTTTCAATCCGACGTCCAGACGCTTCGGGAGTTAGGTTGCCAAGATTGCTCTCCGCTGGGGACGCCGCCGCCGTACCCAGGTGACACTGCAGGCCAGTTCAACATGCTTTTTCGGCCAGAACATCAACAAGCGGTTCGTGATGTCTGCAAGAGGTGGCGGCTTGATAGATTTGCCACTCTGGATCTACCTGTCCCGCTGGAGCCCCATTTTGTTGCCTGCAGTCCATACAACAAGAATGCCAGAGATGGTGGTGCAGCTCCGTTCACTCCCGATACTTACCCAGTGAAGGGCCGCGGGGCGGTGTTGGATCAAATTCGCGCGTACTTGTTTACCCAGCGAAAAACTGGTGTTGGTGAATTTGGCCTGAATCGACCACAATTCGCGGGTCATGGATGTGCCCAAGATCACCACCGATTGCCCGGATTGCAAGCCGCTGCTTGAGAAGCAGCAGGCGATCATCGACATGCTGGTCAAGCAAGTTGAGTTGCTCACGGCACGTCTTGAGAAAGTTGAACGCGAAGGTAAACGCCAAGCGGCTCCGTTTCGCAAGAAACGCAAAGCCGATCCGAAAAAGCCAGGGCGTAAAAGCGGTGAAGATCACGGCAAGCACCATCGCCGAGCCGTGCCCGAACAGATCGATGAAACGTACGACGTTCCCCTACCAGCGTGCTGTCCCGACTGCGGCCATGGCGAACTGACCAAGACCGAAACGCTCGTGCAGTTCCAAACCGATATCCCTCGCGTCGTCATCAACCGGCAATTCAACATCGACGCTGGAATTTGCTGTGGCTGTGGATCTCATGTCCAGGGTCGGCACAAACTGCAAACGTCCGACGCGGTCGGAGCCGCCGCGGCTCAACTCGGACCGAACGTTCACGCCGCGATGGCGCTTTTGAACAAAGAACTTGGGCTCAGTCACGGCAAGGTCAAGCGTCTGCTGGAAATGCTTTTTGAGATTCGGGTCAGTCGCAGCACCAGTTGCCGAAGCATGCTTCGCACCGCTGATCGACTAGAGGACGCCTACGCTCAGGTCCGAAGGGCCGTGCGTGGTTCGCCTCAGGTGGTCGGAGATGAAACGGGTTGGCGAGTCGATGGACGTGGGGCTTGGCTTCATGCGTTCGTCGGACTGACCGCGACGTGTTACGAAGTGGATGCGACGAGAAGCATCGGGCCGGCGGAAAGACTGCTGGGCATCGACTGGTCGGGAATCTTTGGACACGACGGCTGGGCGGTCTATGACAAGTTCACCGCAGCGACTCATCAACAATGCTTTGCGCACCTGCTTCGGCGATGTGAATCGTTAATCCAAAGCGGGACCAGTGGTGCGTTGGCGTTTCCGCGTGGAGTGAAAGACTTGCTGCTCGCAGGCTTCGAGTATCGCAACCGTTTTCGATCCGATGAGATGACGGCACATGGGATGAAGGTGATGGCGGGCCGATTGACGATGAAGATGTGGAAATTGGTTCGTCACCCAAAGAAGCATGCTGCCAATGAACGCTTCGCGAAGTTTTTGGAAAATCATCTTGATGATCTATTCACGTCCCTGCATCCTCCCGGTGCCGACGCAACGAACTGGCGAGGCGAGCAGGCGATCCGCCCAACGGTCGTGAATCGAAAAGTATGGGGCGGCAACCGCACCGAAGCCGGAGCGTTGACCCAGTCACGAATCATGAGCGTGATGCAAACGTGCAAGCAAAGACTGGCCGGTCCTTTCGACTTCATCCGCTGTCAATTGACCACGACGAGCCCGCTTGCCTTGCCTCTGCCCATCGCGGCACGGTAAACAAGTACAATTGTATTAATGCCAGCCCGCCTGACCAAACTCGGAAGGTGTGTCCGAATGGCCTCAGCGTAAAAACCATGTTGGTAGTCACCCAGCATAGCGTTCATTGGTTTGCGGATCATACAATGGGCACTTGAATTCGTTCGCAATGTCGATGAGGCGGTTAAGTATTTCGTTTGACGCGCCGTGTGATTCGATGCAGAGATATGTCGTGCACGGCAACGCGATGAAGCATCCGTCGGTTTCGTGCTCCCAAACGAGTTGGACCGAACATTCGTCAAGCCCGAGAGGATTTTCGGCAATCGTCGGGAACTCGGCCTTGAGGCGAGCGATCACAGCAGCAGTGTCCATCGGGACGATTCCATCGACGGACTGTGATTCTGAGAAACGCTGAATAACCACGTCCGGTGCGAGCGTGCAGTCGGATGTCTGTTTCCAGAAGTAAAGGTCGTAGCTCATGTAACTGTGACTGCCAACGGAAGTTTGGGCGACAGTGTGTCGTCCATGCTGCAAAAATGGGGGATTGAATTCCCCAATCATATCACTCAACAATTTCTCCATGGAATCGCGGCGGGAATAATCGCGTCTAGCGAGCCACGCTCGACTTAGCTGACCCGGTGTGATCTCACGCCTGACGCAGCGCGTCGACGATCGGGACGGTGGCGGCCTGAATTGCGGGTACTAATCCCGCGAGGACTCCGACCAAGACCGATACCACGGTTCCGGTGACCGCCAACCCCAGCGATGGACGAAACGCGATCGTGGCTCCCTCCGCACCGATCGCAAACCCTCCCAAACCGAGCGCCGTCAACGCGAGAACCGTTCCTACCAATCCGCCCACCAAACACAGAATGGTGCTTTCGGCCAAAACCAACCGCATCGCTCGCAACGGACGGACGCCAACCGTTTGCAGCACCGCGTATTCCTTGATTCGGTCCTGGACACTCATCACCGTGGTCGTCGCAACCAACGACAGCACCAGCGCGACACAGGCGTAACCAAGCCAATGTGCGAAACCAATCAGATCCACCAAATCCGACAAAGTGCTGGCCTGAAACGCCCCCTTTCGGCGTGTCTTGGTCGCGACCGCGCCTGCCCGAAGTTTCTGATCAATCGCTGCCGCCACACGATCCGGATCGGCCGTGTCTGTCAGCAAGACTTCGTGCTGCGTCACCAAACCGGCCGCATCCAACCCGCGACTGTACTGCAAGAATTGCAGGCTGGTGTAAATCAAGTTCTCTTCTGACGGAACGTTGGATTCGAAGATGCCAGCGACACGCACCGACAATTCTCCGATCGTGAATTGATCGCCCACTTTCAGCCCCCGACGTTGAGCCACATTGCGGCCGACGATGGCGGCATCGCGAGTTGACTCAAATTGTTGCCAATCTCCACTCGTCAACTTCAACGGACGTGTTTGCTGAATCTGTTTCGGGTCAGCACCATTGAACACCACGATGTCCAGACTAGCCCGGCAATTGTTCGTCCATACCTGAATGGGCATCACGTCCCGCACACCGGGGACCTCCGCGATCACACGTTCGTAGTCCTCCGGCAAACGGCTGCTGGTTGGGCAAAACCGATTCTCTTGAAAGACGATCAGATTGCGATCCGCGTCCGAACCCGTCGTCAGCCGATGCAGGCCTTCTTGGACCGAACCAACAAAGCAAAACACAAACATGGCAACAGCAGCCCCGGTGACGGTCAGCAGTGTCCGCGTGCGGTGTCGCCAAAGCGTTTTCAAAACATAACGAAACATAGTATTCATCCAAATTCGGTAGACCCCAATGTGGCATAGCAGCCTGTTGATTTAGTCGTATACCGAGTGACAACAATTAGCCGATGGGCGTTAGCCGAATGGCACTTACTTTAGATCCGAGTCTCTCATTTTAGACGGTGGTTTCGTGCGTTTTTCAAACTGCATGTTTTTGGGGCGTTTCCGGTAGGCCTCGCGGCGATAACTACGTTTGCTGCGAATCGGTAGCTTGTCCTTGCGGGCGATCGACAATGCTGTTTGGTAGGCCATTCTCCAACGCTCAGGCTCCGTGTGCATGTGCCGCAGGAGGAAGGTTTGAAACGTGGTCCACGTTCGTTTGAAGCTCATTCGACGCGGCGGAACTTTCTCGAAGGCCGCCGCTTCGATCCGAAGCTGGCTGGTCAGGTTGTAAGCCACCACCGACGTATAGAGTTCTTTCATGAATGTGTCGACGCTTTTGGCGCGAATGTTCTCGGCGTCCATGACCACCTTGAAGTTGCGAATGTCAATTTCTACGTCGTAGCGTCGCTCAAATAGCGAGGCAGACGCGAAAGCATCTTGCGCAAGCGTACTGACCAGATAAAGTGTCAGCGTGTCGGTCGCCTGGACTTCATGCAAATAGACATCCAACTGGCAGTCGGACGGGAGATCTGGCTGCGTCTGGCGATTCTTCTTCGTGGGTTTCCAGGTGTGCCGATAAGTTTTGTGGTGCTCGGATTGTTCGATCAATTCGGCATCCTTCTGCAGCGACTGAAAGTTCACCTTCTTCATTCGCAGCAGGATGTCGTGACCTGCGTCGATTGCCCCATGTGCGATTCCAAAGATCCCAAATCCTGCATCGGACATGATGATCGAATTCTCCGGAAGCTGCTCAAACCCCTGCCGAGCAAGTTGCGTTTCGGAGATCGCCTCAGGACCGTACATCGGTCCCACTTGTGGAAGCATCGCTGCACCGCTGGCGAGTTCGTGAAAGACCGTCAACAGCACACAAGGCCACACGCCTTCACCGAGCTGATTGCTTGCCGGTGGAAACGCTTGCTGGAGTTCTTTTTCCGGGGCCAGTGCCAACGTGGTTCCATCGATCAAGAACACGCGTTGTTCGTCCACCGCCGGCTCGGTGGCAGAAAGGATCCCCGAGCTCACTTCCTCGGCAAACCAACGAACGACTTCTAACGGTAAGCGAGATCTAGCACGACTGTAGCCACCCGTTGCGACCGAGAGCGTGTTGTCTTCCAGGCGTTTGTTTTCGGGAAGATAAGTCGGTCGCGTATCGAGTAAATGCTTGACTGCGTTTTCAAGCGAGGCATCCGGCTTGAGTCGCTGGTAAACGAGCATCCACAGGACAACACATG of the Rhodopirellula baltica SH 1 genome contains:
- a CDS encoding C1 family peptidase; protein product: MAKFVPRGLGWQPDLPDGRDYTFRHPEVRRLLLDLPEMLDSEQPDLVDLRCDCDTEYFTAVDDQRTLNASSAFAALSAVEYFERRVAGRTYDGSRLFLYQAARYRIAKAGRDLADSGADLRTTLKVLAQVGVPPEEYWPYSIEAFRSEPSSFLLSLATAPKALRYFRIVDDGCSGQETWRALKSFLAAGFPVLFGFSVPSSLADCPEILFRKAHDAPRGGQSVVAVGYQLNRVGADQDAILIRSSWGQQWGDNGYGWLPASFVCNYLARDYWCLISEDWLDVTELFRPSIITDVN
- a CDS encoding IS3-like element ISRba6 family transposase (programmed frameshift), yielding MDKRRTFSREYKLAEVKKVIEQGLSYTAVAKDLGIGDSLIRKWKKSFDEDGTFQAEVVGSQSIEAELRRLREENRQLKMERDIFKKSDGILRQRKSLRLKFIGECRDRWPIAVLCRTLEVTRAAYYRFAGRGPTATEIKQTQIIQAVKEIRLEKHHDAYGSPRMQRAIVKRGVVCCRNTVAKCMRHAGIQANRRTKFRISTTDSNHDQPIASNLLGQNFTTEAINRVWLTDITYIPTQEGSTYLCAFVDLHSRKIVSWKTSRNMDSELVVGAFDQALTFRKPNAGLIVHSDRGSQFASDHFRRRLAASGLVQSMSRRGNCYDNAPMESFFKSYKTEEAQQIYDTHEHATRGVSDYIERFYNPHRLHSSLGYLSPIDFEQAIKEPSLVSES
- the tnpC gene encoding IS66 family transposase; the protein is MDVPKITTDCPDCKPLLEKQQAIIDMLVKQVELLTARLEKVEREGKRQAAPFRKKRKADPKKPGRKSGEDHGKHHRRAVPEQIDETYDVPLPACCPDCGHGELTKTETLVQFQTDIPRVVINRQFNIDAGICCGCGSHVQGRHKLQTSDAVGAAAAQLGPNVHAAMALLNKELGLSHGKVKRLLEMLFEIRVSRSTSCRSMLRTADRLEDAYAQVRRAVRGSPQVVGDETGWRVDGRGAWLHAFVGLTATCYEVDATRSIGPAERLLGIDWSGIFGHDGWAVYDKFTAATHQQCFAHLLRRCESLIQSGTSGALAFPRGVKDLLLAGFEYRNRFRSDEMTAHGMKVMAGRLTMKMWKLVRHPKKHAANERFAKFLENHLDDLFTSLHPPGADATNWRGEQAIRPTVVNRKVWGGNRTEAGALTQSRIMSVMQTCKQRLAGPFDFIRCQLTTTSPLALPLPIAAR
- a CDS encoding ABC transporter permease, which gives rise to MFRYVLKTLWRHRTRTLLTVTGAAVAMFVFCFVGSVQEGLHRLTTGSDADRNLIVFQENRFCPTSSRLPEDYERVIAEVPGVRDVMPIQVWTNNCRASLDIVVFNGADPKQIQQTRPLKLTSGDWQQFESTRDAAIVGRNVAQRRGLKVGDQFTIGELSVRVAGIFESNVPSEENLIYTSLQFLQYSRGLDAAGLVTQHEVLLTDTADPDRVAAAIDQKLRAGAVATKTRRKGAFQASTLSDLVDLIGFAHWLGYACVALVLSLVATTTVMSVQDRIKEYAVLQTVGVRPLRAMRLVLAESTILCLVGGLVGTVLALTALGLGGFAIGAEGATIAFRPSLGLAVTGTVVSVLVGVLAGLVPAIQAATVPIVDALRQA
- a CDS encoding IS4-like element ISRba1 family transposase, translated to MNYTGPNHEADLQFDRSFELLQQLVNFEDANKLFEQQAHTVYTACVVLWMLVYQRLKPDASLENAVKHLLDTRPTYLPENKRLEDNTLSVATGGYSRARSRLPLEVVRWFAEEVSSGILSATEPAVDEQRVFLIDGTTLALAPEKELQQAFPPASNQLGEGVWPCVLLTVFHELASGAAMLPQVGPMYGPEAISETQLARQGFEQLPENSIIMSDAGFGIFGIAHGAIDAGHDILLRMKKVNFQSLQKDAELIEQSEHHKTYRHTWKPTKKNRQTQPDLPSDCQLDVYLHEVQATDTLTLYLVSTLAQDAFASASLFERRYDVEIDIRNFKVVMDAENIRAKSVDTFMKELYTSVVAYNLTSQLRIEAAAFEKVPPRRMSFKRTWTTFQTFLLRHMHTEPERWRMAYQTALSIARKDKLPIRSKRSYRREAYRKRPKNMQFEKRTKPPSKMRDSDLK